From a region of the Sulfuriferula plumbiphila genome:
- the gltA gene encoding citrate synthase yields the protein MKAPTKATLTFDNGAKPIELPVLSGKLGPSVIDIRSLGKYGYFTYDPGFQATASCSSSITYIDGDRGLLYYRGYPIEQLAQHSDFIEVAYLLQYGELPSAEQKHHFDTTMRQHSMLHDQISNVFRGFRRDAHPMAVMVGVVGALSAFYHDSLDISDPRHREVSAFRLLAKVPTIAAWSYKYNIGQPFMYPQNRLGYVENFMYMMFATPCESYIANPVLVRALERIMILHADHEQNASTSTVRLAGSSGANPFACISAGIASLWGPAHGGANEAALAMLEEIGNVSRIGAFIERAKDKSDSFRLMGFGHRVYKNMDPRAAVMRETCHEVLDELGLNDDPLFKIARKLEQIALEDEYFVARKLYPNVDFYSGIVLRALGIPTNMFTAMFALARTAGWVAQWNEMIGDPENKIGRPRQLYVGDVRRDYVPVNKR from the coding sequence ATGAAAGCACCGACTAAAGCCACCCTCACTTTCGACAACGGCGCCAAGCCCATCGAATTGCCCGTGCTGTCCGGCAAGCTCGGTCCCAGCGTGATTGATATTCGCAGCCTGGGGAAGTACGGCTATTTTACCTATGACCCCGGTTTTCAGGCCACCGCGAGTTGCAGTTCCAGCATCACCTACATTGATGGCGACAGGGGCCTGCTCTATTACCGCGGCTATCCCATCGAGCAACTGGCGCAGCATTCCGATTTCATCGAAGTGGCTTATCTGCTGCAATACGGCGAATTGCCCAGTGCCGAGCAGAAGCATCATTTCGATACCACCATGCGTCAGCACAGCATGCTGCATGACCAGATCAGCAATGTTTTTCGCGGCTTCCGCCGTGATGCGCATCCCATGGCCGTGATGGTTGGTGTGGTGGGGGCATTGTCAGCGTTCTATCACGATTCACTGGATATCAGCGATCCCCGCCACCGTGAAGTTTCGGCTTTCCGCCTGCTGGCCAAAGTGCCCACCATTGCCGCCTGGAGCTACAAATACAATATTGGCCAGCCCTTCATGTACCCGCAAAACCGGCTTGGTTATGTAGAAAATTTCATGTACATGATGTTCGCCACGCCGTGTGAATCCTATATTGCCAACCCGGTGCTGGTGCGCGCGCTGGAACGCATCATGATCCTGCACGCCGACCATGAGCAGAATGCCTCCACCTCCACGGTGCGGCTGGCGGGTTCTTCCGGTGCCAATCCCTTCGCCTGCATCTCGGCAGGCATTGCCTCGCTATGGGGTCCGGCACACGGCGGGGCCAACGAGGCGGCGCTGGCAATGCTGGAAGAAATCGGCAATGTTTCGCGCATCGGCGCGTTCATCGAGCGCGCCAAGGACAAGAGCGATTCGTTCCGTCTGATGGGCTTCGGCCACCGGGTATACAAAAACATGGACCCGCGTGCGGCAGTGATGCGCGAAACCTGCCATGAAGTGCTGGACGAGCTGGGGCTGAACGACGACCCGCTGTTCAAGATCGCCCGCAAGCTGGAGCAGATAGCGCTGGAGGATGAATACTTCGTCGCCAGGAAGCTCTACCCGAATGTGGATTTCTATTCCGGTATCGTATTGCGTGCACTGGGCATCCCCACCAATATGTTCACCGCCATGTTTGCGCTGGCGCGCACCGCCGGCTGGGTGGCACAGTGGAACGAAATGATCGGCGACCCGGAAAACAAGATCGGCCGGCCGCGCCAGCTCTACGTGGGCGACGTGCGGCGCGATTATGTTCCGGTGAACAAACGGTAA